In Onychostoma macrolepis isolate SWU-2019 chromosome 17, ASM1243209v1, whole genome shotgun sequence, the DNA window TTGCAACTACTGACTTTTCCccatgtatgttttttttccccagagaAGCacttaacataaataaatgttccaTGAGTATCAAATGAGGAATGAGTATCAAAACACTCTGTACTGCATAAAGTTGAgcgtttttgttaatattatacAACCTGCCTTGCCTGCATTACAGAGGTTTGCGTCTGGCCTGATACAATAAGCCATTACAATACtgaaaacaaatttttaaattattctaatatattgCTTAGAAGCGCTCGAAACCACATGTACAGACTGTTTGATTATACAGACTATGCATCTTTAAAGAAATTTCAATATTAACAATCAACTAAATACAAGAGTGTAGTATTGTTCCTGGATTTTGCGACAAATGTATGgtttaatacaaattataattttaagttttatttaaataaaagaaacttTACCAATTTTTGACTTGTGATTTATGAAAAGTTGATATACAGCATActagaacagtgtttatttctTTTGGCGAATGGATGAAAGACAGCCTCATAATATGCTGGTTTATTTTCTACTTGCATTGTAGAATTACTTAATGAGGTAACTCAGAAGTGTTCTGATTGGAAACATTGAGTTTTGGCATTTTATTAGTTTCAAACAAATTCACAAATGAccttttaattgaaaaaaagacATGAAATAATGCAgtggatatttaaaaaatacttatcTCAGTTCAtaacacaaacatacaaatggTTAAATACTGGCAATAAGCTAATACTGCTTTAGCATGACATTTCAAGAAGGAATGGTTACTTCAGGGGTAGTTGTCTCCAAGTCCATATTTTGATTTTCCCCCAGTGAATTTTCTGCCAATGGTACAGCGTCACTCTCAGTCAAACACTGATGTTTGGGAACCTCAGAAGGACTTGCAAAAGGTGCTGCACACATGCTACATTTATAAGGTCTTTCAGAAGACTGAAAGAGAGCTTCCACTTGACTGTTGTCTTCTCCACCACACAGAACCAAACTCTGTTTGTTGACCGTAATGTACGAGTCTGTGTCCTGACTCAAACAAACGTGTCGAGCAGCTTGATTGGCTCTGCAGAAGGTCTTTCCGCAAGCACTGCACTTATATGGCTTTCCAGTGTGAATGTACATGTGCTCACGCCAATGACTTTTCTGAATAAACTTTCGAGCACAGGTCGGACACTCAAATTTTCGGCGTTTCATTTCACGACCCATCTCGGTGCCCTCCAGGTTGTCTATATCAGCAATTTCAGAGGGCGGCGGGGTGTCTTCCATCCATGCCTGTTGATCGGTATCACTAATAACATCACTGTCAGCATGCAAATGGTCCTCCTCCATTTCCTGACCTTCAAGCTCAATAGTGTGACCATTTTGCATAGACAACACCTGTGGCTCAGCTGCTTGGTTGGTGTGGACAAGGAGATGTTCCTTCAACTTGCACCTCTGGTTAAAACGGATTCCACAATAATTACAGGCGTAATGCTTTCTGGAGAAAGCACTCTTTCTCATTATG includes these proteins:
- the zbtb2a gene encoding zinc finger and BTB domain-containing protein 2a, yielding MDLAHHGLVLLKRLNAQREFGFLCDCTVAIGDVLFKAHKAVLAAFSNYFRMLFIHQDSNYVRLRPSDIQADIFSYLLNLMYTGKFTTQPIDPLRLEQGVKFLHAYPLLQEASLLINPESQYVPLTNSLYGIQIPDQTYSRPERNTACKDGIYAKNSENVSREFLEISDMDYRSPQPVGIESPTQNPAATMVQHLTYGIMRKSAFSRKHYACNYCGIRFNQRCKLKEHLLVHTNQAAEPQVLSMQNGHTIELEGQEMEEDHLHADSDVISDTDQQAWMEDTPPPSEIADIDNLEGTEMGREMKRRKFECPTCARKFIQKSHWREHMYIHTGKPYKCSACGKTFCRANQAARHVCLSQDTDSYITVNKQSLVLCGGEDNSQVEALFQSSERPYKCSMCAAPFASPSEVPKHQCLTESDAVPLAENSLGENQNMDLETTTPEVTIPS